Below is a genomic region from Candidatus Binatus sp..
AAACCAGAGCGCGCCCAGTACGCGAGCCCGTCGTAGGCCGGCGAATCCGCATCTTCGCCGCGCTCGCCATAGCCCGTAAGCAGCGCATAGATGAGGCGCTGATTGACCGGTCGAAGGTCCTCCCACGTCAATCGAAACTTGGCAAGCAGCGACGGCTGGAAGTTAGTCACGAAGACGTCGGCACCGGCGACCAATCGCAGCAGAGCGTCGCGCCCGGCGTTCTTGGTGAGATCCAGCACGATACTTCGTTTGTTCCGGCTGGTGAGAAGCCAGGTGTACGTGAAATCGGAACTCGGATATCCTGGCACTGAGGAGAAGGTGCGCCACAAATCGCCGTCGGGCGGTCGTTCGATTTTTACTACGTCGGCGCCGAAGTCGGACAAGATGGTGGCGGCGGCGGGTCCGGCGACATAGGTGGCGCAATCGATCACTTTGAGTCCTTCGAGGACTCCATCATTTTCATTCATAAGAGTCTCACGCTCCTGGGCTGAATACTGCGCGAAGTAGCGATCACCATGGCGCTATCGGACAGAGATTTCAAATTACTTTTGAGCATCGATCCGCACGCCACGGAAACGAACCTGACATTTGATCGGCTGGTCGGGCGGACATAGGGTACGAGATAGCCGAGAATTTCGAGGAAAACGCCTATGTCCGAGTGGCACAAGAGCATCACAGCCGAGATGAAAGAGTTCATCGCGGAGCAGAAAGTCTTCTTCGTCGCGACCGCACCGCACGAGGGACGTATCAACCTCTCGCCCAAGGGGATGGACACGTTCCGTGTGGTCGATGACAATCGCGTGCTTTATCTCGACCTGACCGGCAGCGGCAATGAGACGGCGGCCCATCTTCTCGAGAACGGCCGCATCACAGTGATGTTCTGCTCGTTCGACAAAACCGCGCGCATCATGCGGCTCTATGGCCGCGGCCGCACGATTCATCCGCGCGATGACAGGTGGAACGAGTACTTTGCGATGTTCCCTTCGGAGCCCGGCGTGCGGCAAATCATGGAGATTGAAGTCGAAACCGCGATGACCTCATGCGGCTACGCCGTGCCGCGCGAAGGTGTAGCGGAGCGGGATACGCTGCGCAGGTACTGGCAGAAATGCGGCGACGACGCAGTCGTGAAGTATCAGCAGCAGAACAACCTCGAAAGCATCGACGGCCTGCCGACCGGGATTTTCGCCGACGATACCCGCAGCGCCAAGTGACCACGCGCAAGAATGCTCGTCGAGCCACCGTCCCGCACCCCTGAAGGAGTCAGTCGATGTCATCCAACGGCGTCGTCGATCTCTGGTTTATTTTCTCGATTGATCTATAGTGCTGCCGTGAGCTTATCGACGCTGCGTCAGATACAAAATTTGCAGATACAAAAATTTGCGTGTGCTCCGCTCGCGCCAAAAGGAAGTTTGCCTCATGAGTAACGATACTTCATCCAACGGCGGCCAAGTTTCCGGAATCGATTTCGACCCTGAGGCGCTCCGCGCCCGGTACCGGCAGGAGCGCGACAAGCGCATGCGTGCTGACGGCAATCAGCAGTACGTCGAGACCAAGGGCGACTTCAGTCGTTACGTCGACGATCCCTATGTCGATCCGGGTTTCACGCGGGAGCCACTGAACGATTCGGTGGAAGTGGTGATCATCGGCGGCGGCTTCGGCGGCCTGCTGGCAGCCGCGCGACTCCGCGAGGCGGGTATGCAGAATATCCGCATCATCGAGAAGGGTGGCGATTTCGGCGGCACCTGGTACTGGAATCGCTATCCGGGCGCGCAATGCGATGTCGAGTCTTACATCTATCTGCCGCTGCTGGAGGAGACCGGCTATATCCCGAAGGAGCGGTATTCCTATGCGCCTGAGATACTCGAGCACTCGCGCCGCATCGGCAAAAAATTCGACTTATATCGCGATGCCCTCTTTCAGACGCAGATCAAGGACATCACCTGGAACGATGAAGAGCACCGATGGATGGTCACCACCAACCGTGGCGATATTATGCGGGCGCGCTTCGTCATCATGTCGAACGGACCACTCAACCGGCCGAAGCTGCCCGGAATTCCGGGTATCGAGACCTACAAGGGTCACACCTTCCACACCAGCCGCTGGGATTACGCATACACCGGCGGCGATACTACCGGAAATTTGCATAAGCTCGCCGATAAGAAGGTTGCTGTGATCGGCACCGGCGCGACTGCTGTGCAATGCGTTCCGTATCTCGCGCAGTACGCGCAGCATCTGTACGTCTTTCAGCGCACGC
It encodes:
- a CDS encoding pyridoxamine 5'-phosphate oxidase family protein, producing MSEWHKSITAEMKEFIAEQKVFFVATAPHEGRINLSPKGMDTFRVVDDNRVLYLDLTGSGNETAAHLLENGRITVMFCSFDKTARIMRLYGRGRTIHPRDDRWNEYFAMFPSEPGVRQIMEIEVETAMTSCGYAVPREGVAERDTLRRYWQKCGDDAVVKYQQQNNLESIDGLPTGIFADDTRSAK